The following coding sequences lie in one Oryza brachyantha chromosome 10, ObraRS2, whole genome shotgun sequence genomic window:
- the LOC102713401 gene encoding probable aldo-keto reductase 1, whose translation MERGQIPRVKLGTQGLEVSKLGFGCMGLTGVYNAPVAEEDGVAVIRRAFDAGVTFFDTADAYGPHTNEVLLGKVLKQLPREKVQVATKFGIAGFDANGMLVKGTPDYVRACCEASLERLAVDYIDLYYQHRIDQSVPIEETMGELKKLVEEGKVKYVGLSEASADTIRRAHAVQPITAVQMEWSLWTRDIEEEIIPLCRELGIAIVPYSPLGRGFFAGRAAVQSIPSESLLSKHPRYNGENLEKNKVFYTRLEELATKYGCSPAQLALSWVLHQGDDVAPIPGTTKVKNLDDNIGAVKIKLSKEDLNVISSAVPAGEVAGSRVIGVLEPYSWRVANTPPPKSL comes from the exons ATGGAGCGGGGCCAGATCCCCAGAGTGAAGCTGGGCACCCAGGGCCTCGAG GTGTCCAAGCTTGGGTTCGGATGCATGGGCCTCACCGGAGTCTACAACGCGCCGGTCGCCGAGGAagacggcgtcgccgtcatCAGGCGCGCGTTCGACGCCGGCGTCACCTTCTTCGACACCGCCGATGCATACGGGCCGCACACCAACGAGGTCCTGCTGGGGAAG GTACTGAAGCAGTTACCTCGTGAGAAGGTACAAGTGGCCACCAAGTTTGGCATTGCCGGATTTGACGCCAATGGCATGCTTGTGAAGGGAACTCCGGACTATGTGCGTGCATGCTGTGAAGCAAGCCTTGAGCGCCTTGCTGTTGACTACATTGATCTGTACTATCAGCATCGCATTGACCAGTCAGTGCCCATAGAGGAAACT ATGGGGGAACTAAAGAAGTTGGTTGAAGAAGGGAAAGTTAAATATGTTGGCTTATCTGAGGCGAGTGCTGATACCATTAGACGAGCACACGCAGTTCAGCCAATCACCGCAGTGCAGATGGAGTGGTCTCTATGGACCAGGGATATAGAGGAAGAAATAATCCCACTGTGCAG GGAGCTTGGCATTGCAATTGTTCCATACAGCCCACTTGGCCGTGGCTTCTTTGCTGGCAGGGCAGCTGTACAGAGCATACCATCAGAGAGTTTACtg TCTAAACATCCGAGATACAATGGAGAAAACTTAGAGAAGAATAAAGTTTTCTATACCCGACTTGAAGAGCTGGCCACCAAGTATGGCTGCTCCCCTGCTCAACTTGCCCTCTCCTGGGTTCTTCATCAAGGGGATGATGTTGCCCCAATCCCTG GCACAACAAAAGTGAAGAACCTTGATGATAACATTGGTGCTGTAAAGATAAAGCTGAGCAAGGAGGACCTGAATGTAATATCATCTGCTGTCCCTGCTGGCGAGGTGGCTGGGTCCAGAGTTATTGGAGTACTGGAGCCTTATTCTTGGAGGGTTGCAAACACTCCACCTCCAAAGTCGTTGTAG